In the genome of Chroococcidiopsis sp. TS-821, the window CTGGAATGCTTGATTGGTTTCCCTCAAGTAGTAGTGGTTTTCGCGTTACTGGCGGGTTACTATATCAAAATAATCGAGTTGATGCGATCGCACGCCCCGCCGAAGTATTAGAAATTGGTGGTTTTGAATTTCCGCTAGCTGCCGTTGGTCAACTCGAAGGTTCGCTAACATTTCCTAATACTATCGCACCTTATATCGGCATTGGTTATGGTAATCCTGTCCGGCGTGGCAGTGCTTTTAGCTTTAATATCGATCTAGGAGTGCTATTTGCCGGTTCACCACAAGCCGATTTGCAAGCGTCAGGTCCAGTTGTAGATATTATTACAGGAATTCCTGTATTGAATAACTTATTAGAAGATGCGATCGCCCAGGAAGAACAAGACATTGAAGATAACTTAAGTTGGCTTGGTGTCTATCCAGTAATTTCTATTGGCGTTTCTTACCAGTTTTAAAACAAACAACGGGAGATTCTTGTAGCTGGGCGATCGCATAAGGAAGAGACACTTCCTTCTCATTAAGAAAGTTTATCTCGTAGGTTTTGCAGACGCCCTTCTATTTCACTGAGTTGGCGGTAAGCACTCTCTAGCTTGTCTCCTTCTACCTGCACTACATTGGTTGGATAGTGTTGAATTATATTTATCAAACTGAGATTGCCATCAGAACGGATAGAATTCATCAAAGCAGAGTGCAAAGCTTGTCGATCGTCTTGACCGGAGGGTGTATGAATTGCTTGACTTATTTTATCGAGTGCAACGTTCCCAATCGGACTATCTAGCAAGCGCTCTAATAAAACAGGGTTAATTTTTATCGGAGTTGTCAAATAGCGACGCACAACCTCTTTGTCTTGTTGCGCCAAAGCTAAATTGGCTTGCAGTAACATTGAGGCTTCGCCAGTTTCAGCTAAGGTGGATAAATCCTTAACGGGAATTGATTCCGAAAAGATGCGGTACTTAAGGACAACGCGATCGGCAGCAAGTGCCGTGGTGCTGAAAAGCATCACGCTGAAGCTTACCAATAAAAATAATGCTAGACGCTGCAACCAAAAACGTAGGCTCATCTGTTGAGTTCTGAAATACTTGTTTTTACTTTGCCAGTCATTTTCTTATTGCGTCTCTCTCAACAGATAGATGAGATCGTACGAATAAAACTCATTTCGCACAATTTTGAGCGTCCTTGCCTTGCAATCCCCTAAACTTTTCAAGTTTACTAGCGTGTATCTGCAATTTTAGCCACTAGGCATTCATTAGCATTGCGTACGGAGAACTTTACAGCCAAACAACGCGCGATCGCTCTTGCATTACCTGATTGTAGACACTCTCTGTTTGCTGTGCTAATTTATACCAATTAAACCGTCGATCTAAATCTTCGTAGGCATTATCAACTAACCACTGCTTGTAACCAGGATTTTTTAAGACTTCCAAAATGCCCCAAGCGAGTGAATCTGGATTATTCGTCCAAGTGACAATCCCTGTCTTGGTGTGTTGAACGACTTCTGGTAAACCACCTGTATCAGAAACTACAACCGGAACGCGTGCAGCAAAGCTTTCGAGGGCGACAATGCCAAAAGGTTCATACAGGCTAGGAAATACGGCACAATCTGCGATTGTTTGAAATTTATTGAGTGGCTCGTCACTCATAAAACCTGTGAAGTAGCACTTATCCCAGATTCCTAAATCCCATGCTTGACGCTTCAAGTGGTCAACATTGCCACCTCCAATGAGGACAAACTTGACATAGCCGCCCATTTCCCATAACACTTTAGGAGCCGCATTGAGTAAGACTGAAACGCCTTTTTCATAGGTCATGCGACCTACATAGTAAACAATTTTTTCGCCATCTTCCGCGAACTGGCGGCGAAAGTCGATCGCATCAAAATCTTGACGACGCTTTTTCTCAGGGCGAATCCCGTTGTAGATCACATCAATTTTGTTCCAGGGAGTTTGTAGCGCCCATTCCACTTCTCGACGCATATAGTCGGTACACACAATCACGCGCCAAGCGTTGTAGGCTAATAGCTTTTCTTTACCATCAATATATCTTTGCGTTTCATTATGAATACCGTTATGACGACCGTGTTCGGTTGCATGAATTGTGGCAATTAGGGGAACTTTAAAGTTATGCTTGAGCGCGATCGCTGCATCTCCTACCAACCAGTCATGCGCGTGGATAATATCAAAAGGACCGTCTTCAAGCATTAGCTTTGCGCCATGACGCCCCATGCTTTCGTTAAAATTGACGACCCAGTGAAAAAAGTCGTTGGCTGGCGCTACGGGTACGCGATGTACGTGAATTCCGTCTACAACTTCGTATAAAGGAGCTTGCCCAAATTCTACTGTCATTAAATGAATTTCATGCCCGAGCTTGACGAGTTCTGGATACAACTCCGCTACGTGGCGGGCAATTCCCCCAACAATTCGAGGTGGAAACTCCCAGGTCAAAACGAGAATTTTCATCTACCTCAATCCCACCTGTTTATTATTTCAAGATATATACAACTATCTAAAGACATATATCTGTAAATTTAATTCGTGGAATTACGGAAATCTTAATGTATCTTAACAATATAGTGATGTATTAGCTTTGACAAATGTTAAGATTCTCATACTTAATGGTAACTGGTAATTGGCAATTGGTAGTTAAATCAAATCACTCATAACAGGGTAACGATACCGAATTACCGCATTTCACATTACCAAGTTATCTAATTAAGTTGGCGATCGCCTGCACTAACTTCTCTGGTTCTACAGGCTTAGCAAGATGATTCTGAAATCCGGCGGCGAGTGCTTGTTTTTGGTCGTACTCTCCAGCGTAGGCGGTAAGGGCGATCGCTGGTACTTCTGATCGCTGTCTAATTTGTTGCATCAGCATATAACCGTCAACATCGGGCATACCAATATCGCTAATTAAAATATCCGGTTGGAATGAATTAAGCAGCAGCAATGCCTCAGTGGCGGATGCCGCAACGCGGACTTCGGCTTCATACTCTTCTAAAATAGCTAGCAGCAACTCTTGCATATCAACTTCATCGTCTACAACAAGAACCCGCACGTCTTGTAAATGTAAAGTATTAGAGGAACGCCTCGAATCAGTCTTATTCGCCTCTTGGTTATGCTTGAGTAAGGGTAACTGCACGGTAAAAGTTGCGCCTTGTCCTTCTCCTAAGCTTTCAGCTTTGACAGTACCGCCGTGCAACTCAGTAATTTGACGAACAATCGCAAGTCCTAAACCCAACCCGCCAAACTTACGCGTTGTTGTGCCATCCTCTTGGCGGAAGTATTCAAATACGTACGGTAAAAAATCAGGATGAATTCCCTTACCAGTATCCTGAACTTGAATTTGTGCATAGTTGCCAACCTGCTGCAATCGCACTTGAATGCATCCGCCTGTAGGAGTAAACTTAACCGCATTCGATAATAAATTCCACGCGACTTGTTGCAAGCGACTACTATCTCCCGATACGACAACCTCAGAGGCAAATTCCTTTTGAATCTGGATATCTTTTGCTGCTGCGGCTAAGCGTACCGTTTCTGAAGCCGCTTCAATGACGCTCACTAAATTGACTGGTGTAACATTGAGAGCCATTTTGCCGCGTAAAATTCGCGAGACATCAAGCAAGTCTTCAATCAATTGCGTTTGTAACTTGGCATTGCGTTCAATCGTGGCTAAAGCTTTAGCGGTTGCTTGTTCGTCAAATTTACGCGACTGTAACAGTTTAACCCAACCCAAGATCGGGTTAAGCGGCGATCGCAATTCGTGCGACAGCACTGCCAAAAATTCATCTTTAATTCGATTTGCGGTTTCGGCTGATTCGCGGGCGGCTTTTTCGCGCGCTAACAGCTCTTCGCGTTCTCGTTCAACTTGCTTGCGTTCGGTAATATCTTGCGCAACTCCCGCCACTCGATACGGTTCTCCGTTGTCATTGTTAATGACGAAGCCGCGATCGCGTATCCAACAAATCGAACCATCAGGACGCACAACGCGATATTCTTGCTCAAAATAGCCATTTTGCAGACATCGCGCTGCTGCATTTTTGACCTGCGGCTGATCTTCAGGATGAATCGTCTCAATCCATTTGTGAGGATTTTGATAGACAATCTCGCGAGAACGTCCCCAAATGCGTTCATACGCAGGGCTGATATAAAGATGTCGATTTTCCTGTATATTCCATAGCCAAAAGGCATCGTGAATCGTCTCTGCCATTTGACGAAATCGCGCTTCGCTCTCACGTAATGCGGCTTCAGCTTGTTTGCGGTCTGTAATCTCGGTAACGAACATTGAAACGCCGTTTGCCGAAGGATAAACTCGATTCTCAAACCAACGTTGCCATTTAGGGTAATAATATTCAAACTGAACAGGAGTTTGCTCGGTAACGGCGCGTTGCAGTTCAGCATGAAACTGTGTATCAACTAAATCTGGAAAGACATCCCAAAGCGTTTTCCCCATGAAATCTTCCTGACGCATTCCAGAAGTTTCTAGGGTGCGGCGATTGATATAGGTATAGTACCAATCGCGATCGAACGTCATGAAAACATCGTTGATGCTTGCCAAAACTGTTTCTAACTTTTCATTTGCAGTTTCCGCCGCAATACGTAACTCATACTCGCGCTGGGCTGCCTCTCGCCGCAACTGTGCCATACTCAGATTAGCTTCGACTCGTGCTAATAACTCACGTGCTGAAAACGGTTTCGTAAGATAGTCATCGGCTCCTGCTGCCAAACCTTCAACCCGCGACTCTTCGCCAGCTTGCGCCGATAGTAGAATAATTGGAATTTCTCTTGTCTGCGAATTAGCTCTTAACGCCTGCAATAACTCCAATCCGTTCATTCGAGGCATCATAATATCAGTCAACACCAAATCCGGCGGGTTTTGTTTGATAGCATTAAGCGCAGCCACGCCATCAGCAACCGTCTCCACTGCATATCGCTGACTCAGCAATCGCTTGACATAATCGCGCATATCTGCATTATCATCAGCGAGTAAAATCCGAGGAGAACTAGAAGCGATTTGATTCTCCCCTGCTTTTCTGCTTTTCTGCTTTTCTGCTTCTTCTGGTAACCAGCGTAATGCCTCTTCTATATACGAAGCAACTCCTGAGACTGTTGATCTTTGCGATCTACCAATGCGATCTTGCGGTAGATGAGCGCGTCCTGTTGGAATTAATACGGTAAAGCAACTACCTTGTCCTAGGGTACTATCGACTGCGACTGTTCCGCCGTGCAGCTTGACTAATTCTTGTACGAGTGATAACCCAATACCCGAACCTTCATAACTACGTCCTTGTGCTTCCTTGACGCGATGAAACCGTTCAAATAAATGCGGAATTTCTGCTGGGGGAATACCAATACCCGTGTCGCGCACAGCTAGCTCGACATAGTTTTGAGTTTTGAGTTTCAGCGAAACTTCAATTTCCCCTTTAAAGGTAAACTTAAAAGCGTTAGAAAGCAAATTCAAAACAATCTTTTCCCACATCTGCGGATCGACGTACACAGGTTCAGGAAGCGTTGGACAATCAACGATTAAACGCATTCCAGCACGTTCTACCGCAGCACGAAATGTACTTGCTAATTCGGTGGTAAGCTGGGCAAGGTCTGTCGGTTCGTACATCGCCTGCATCCTTCCAGCCTCAATCCGCGAAAAATCAAGCAGTGTGTTGACTAGCTTGAGTAACCGCAGCGAATTGCGATGTGCCATTTCAACTTGTTGCAATTTGTCTTGAGGTAGCCCTACAGAATCTTCAAGGATTGCTTCCAACGAACCTAGCATCAGCGTCAGTGGCGTACGAAACTCGTGGCTAATGTTGCTAAAAAAAGCTGTACGAGCTTGTTCTAGCTCTTCTCGCGCCTTCTCATCTAATTTCTCTTGAGTGATGTCTCGAACTTCGATGATTGTACCGACAATACCATTTCCTTCGCGAATAGGACTTGCTGTATACGCAACAGGATAAAAACTGCCATCTTTGTGAACAAAAACTTCTTCGCCTTGCTCTTGATTATTTTGCGGAAATGCGCGGTCGATGGGACACTCTTCGAGGGGATAATGACTGCCGTCAGGGCGAGTATGGTGAATAATATCATGCAAAGCCTGTCCCTGCACCTCGCTAAGGGTGAAACCTGTTAACTTCTCTGCTGCGGGATTCATGTAAACACACTGTTGGCGATCGTCCATGATGAAGATCGCGAGTGTAGCGTTATTGCAGACAACTTCGAGGTAACGTTTGTAGTAATCTGCATTCAGCATCTCCATCTGCGACATTGAATGCGCTTCGTCAGGTAGAAATCTACTTTCCAATGCCATACTCTTCCTCTAACCGTTTCTACGATGAATAAATCTCCTGCGAAGCTGTTAAATTCCAGCCTAATATCTCTTCTAAGTCAGCGCTGTTGATTAGTTTTGCTGATAACTTAGTTCAGTCTTATGACGGTATATTCAATTATCTGTCAATAGATATAAGTATTTTTCTTCCTTGAGACAGAGTTTAAATCAGAATAGAAGTTGGGATTTAAAGTCAGTGACTGATCGTTAGCGAAGCCACCGCACGCCTAATGAGATGTTCTAGACGAAACGGCGGTCATTATACAGTAACCATACGTCAAACTTATGACTTGGCAATTTGTTGTCGAAAAGTTAGCCACGCAGCTATTGCTTGAGGTTGCGAAGTAACGCCGCGCTGCATCAAAATGACACCATCTTGAAAACCAATAATGCCGTATTGCTGGTTAGTTGTAAGTTGGTCGATCGCCGCAATGCTAGTTTTTAATAGTTGTCTCTCTTCATCAAACGCGGCTTGATATTGTTGCAATTGCCATAAGTCTGCGATCGCATACTCCATCTCAATCACTTCTCGCGCATCGTTGCGTAAGTGTAACATGGGCCAACGCAAGATTTCGCGACGACTGGAAAGATGCGGTACTATATATGTCGTTGCAGACACGCTCGCATTTGCCGGAATTTGGTCAAGCAGCGATCGCATTTGTCTGACATGATGCCATTGTTGCGGTAGCGAAACGTAAACCCAAGGATTAAACGAATCGGGTAATAAAAAGTAAAAACTGCGATTGAGACTTGAAGTGCTAGAAGTAAACGAGAAAAACAGCGATAAACAAATACAAGCTACCCAAAAGCGACGAAATGGGGGTTTAAACTTTCGAGGATGTCTCGACCACCACAGAATTGCACCATAAAATAAACCTGGAACAACCGTCATCGCATAGCGAATGTTGATTGCTAATACTGATTGTCCTTGACCTAAGAATAGTTTAAGTAACGGAAATCCTGCGATCGCCCACGATGCAGGCGCAATAGCAGGTA includes:
- a CDS encoding alpha/beta hydrolase, which translates into the protein MSLRFWLQRLALFLLVSFSVMLFSTTALAADRVVLKYRIFSESIPVKDLSTLAETGEASMLLQANLALAQQDKEVVRRYLTTPIKINPVLLERLLDSPIGNVALDKISQAIHTPSGQDDRQALHSALMNSIRSDGNLSLINIIQHYPTNVVQVEGDKLESAYRQLSEIEGRLQNLRDKLS
- a CDS encoding glycosyltransferase family 4 protein, which gives rise to MKILVLTWEFPPRIVGGIARHVAELYPELVKLGHEIHLMTVEFGQAPLYEVVDGIHVHRVPVAPANDFFHWVVNFNESMGRHGAKLMLEDGPFDIIHAHDWLVGDAAIALKHNFKVPLIATIHATEHGRHNGIHNETQRYIDGKEKLLAYNAWRVIVCTDYMRREVEWALQTPWNKIDVIYNGIRPEKKRRQDFDAIDFRRQFAEDGEKIVYYVGRMTYEKGVSVLLNAAPKVLWEMGGYVKFVLIGGGNVDHLKRQAWDLGIWDKCYFTGFMSDEPLNKFQTIADCAVFPSLYEPFGIVALESFAARVPVVVSDTGGLPEVVQHTKTGIVTWTNNPDSLAWGILEVLKNPGYKQWLVDNAYEDLDRRFNWYKLAQQTESVYNQVMQERSRVVWL
- a CDS encoding ATP-binding protein, whose amino-acid sequence is MALESRFLPDEAHSMSQMEMLNADYYKRYLEVVCNNATLAIFIMDDRQQCVYMNPAAEKLTGFTLSEVQGQALHDIIHHTRPDGSHYPLEECPIDRAFPQNNQEQGEEVFVHKDGSFYPVAYTASPIREGNGIVGTIIEVRDITQEKLDEKAREELEQARTAFFSNISHEFRTPLTLMLGSLEAILEDSVGLPQDKLQQVEMAHRNSLRLLKLVNTLLDFSRIEAGRMQAMYEPTDLAQLTTELASTFRAAVERAGMRLIVDCPTLPEPVYVDPQMWEKIVLNLLSNAFKFTFKGEIEVSLKLKTQNYVELAVRDTGIGIPPAEIPHLFERFHRVKEAQGRSYEGSGIGLSLVQELVKLHGGTVAVDSTLGQGSCFTVLIPTGRAHLPQDRIGRSQRSTVSGVASYIEEALRWLPEEAEKQKSRKAGENQIASSSPRILLADDNADMRDYVKRLLSQRYAVETVADGVAALNAIKQNPPDLVLTDIMMPRMNGLELLQALRANSQTREIPIILLSAQAGEESRVEGLAAGADDYLTKPFSARELLARVEANLSMAQLRREAAQREYELRIAAETANEKLETVLASINDVFMTFDRDWYYTYINRRTLETSGMRQEDFMGKTLWDVFPDLVDTQFHAELQRAVTEQTPVQFEYYYPKWQRWFENRVYPSANGVSMFVTEITDRKQAEAALRESEARFRQMAETIHDAFWLWNIQENRHLYISPAYERIWGRSREIVYQNPHKWIETIHPEDQPQVKNAAARCLQNGYFEQEYRVVRPDGSICWIRDRGFVINNDNGEPYRVAGVAQDITERKQVEREREELLAREKAARESAETANRIKDEFLAVLSHELRSPLNPILGWVKLLQSRKFDEQATAKALATIERNAKLQTQLIEDLLDVSRILRGKMALNVTPVNLVSVIEAASETVRLAAAAKDIQIQKEFASEVVVSGDSSRLQQVAWNLLSNAVKFTPTGGCIQVRLQQVGNYAQIQVQDTGKGIHPDFLPYVFEYFRQEDGTTTRKFGGLGLGLAIVRQITELHGGTVKAESLGEGQGATFTVQLPLLKHNQEANKTDSRRSSNTLHLQDVRVLVVDDEVDMQELLLAILEEYEAEVRVAASATEALLLLNSFQPDILISDIGMPDVDGYMLMQQIRQRSEVPAIALTAYAGEYDQKQALAAGFQNHLAKPVEPEKLVQAIANLIR